The DNA window CAACAATCACCGGTTTCTTTGCCAATACACATTTACGGATCAAATCGCGTTGAATACCCGGAATCTTTTCCTGAGGAACTTCAATACCCAAATCCCCTCTGGCAATCATCACACCATATGCAACTTCTAAAATTTCATCGATATTATCTACGCCTTCCTGATTCTCTATTTTTGCAATAATCTTAATATCACTGTTATGTTCATCAAGAATCTTCTGAATATCCAAAACATCTTGCTTATTACGAACAAACGAATGAGCAATGAAGTCAATATCCTTTTCAATAGCAAAAAGAATGTTATTTCTATCCTTTTCTGTTAGAGAAGGTAAGTTGATACGTACTCCCGGAACATTTACACTTTTTCTGCTTCCTAGAGTTGTTTCATTCATTATTTCAGCTTCCAAATAACCATCACACTTCTTAGTTACGTGCAGATCAAGATCTCCATCATCAATTAGAATTTGGCCGCCCTCAGATAAATCGCGCACAAAATTTGGATATGAAACCGCAATACAATCATGAGTCGTTTCAGCTGCAGGATCGCCAATAATGCGCACCTTTTCACCTATTTTAAAATCTATCGGAGCAGAACAAGCAGTTGTTCTAACTTCCGGTCCTTTGGTGTCTATAAGAATTGCGATTTTATTTGAGACTGTTCTAACATTATTGATAATCTCCTGAAGACCTTCAGTTCCAGCATGCGCCGTATTCATACGAACAACATTCATCCCTGCTTCATACAATTTAGTAAGAAAGTCAATATCACAACGTCTGTCTGAAATCGATGCTACAATTTTTGTATGCTTTTTCATAAAAATTAATACGTTTAGTTTTCCTTTATATTTATAATTATACCTTTCATTTTGTTTTGGCAAGCAATGCTTCCAAAGCCAAACGATAAGAATCAAGTCCAAACCCACAAATCACCCCAAGACAAGCAGCTGAGATCATAGAAACATGACGAAACGATTCGCGAGCATGTACATTTGAGATATGCACTTCTATCACAGGTGATTTAATTGCTCTTATGGCATCTTGGAGAGCTATTGAAGTATGAGTGTAAGCCCCAGCATTTAAAATAATGCCATCAAAATCAAAACCTACTTCATGAATTTTATTAATCATTTCTCCTTCCACATTTGACTGGAAATATTGGATCTCAATATCCGGATATTTTTCGCATAGATCTTTAAGATATTCTTCAAAAGAAACTGCGCCATAAATAGAAGGCTCACGTTTACCTAATAGGTTGATATTAGGTCCATTTATAATTTGTATTCTCATAAAACCAACAATTCTACTTAATTCAATATCTTTGTGTGGACTATTATCAAGGTGCAAAGGTAGAAAAAAGAAATGAAAATAAATAATAAAAGAGATAATAACGACAAAAACAGACTGTTAATAAAGAAATATGAGCAGTATTTACTCTTAGAGAAGGCCTATTCAAGGAATACTCTGGATGCCTATTTGAGCGATTTAGATAAGCTACTTAGCTTTCTAATGCTAGAAGAGATAGAAATAGTGGATGTAACCTTAGACAATTTACAAAATTTTGCAGCCGGATTGCATGATATTGGAATACACCCCCGTTCACAAGCACGAATTATTTCGGGTATAAAATCGTTTTATCGCTTTTTAATTCTGGATGATTATATAGAATCAGATCCGACAGAATTACTGGAATGCCCTAAGATAGGCTTCAAGTTACCAGATATTTTATCAGTTCAGGAAATCGACTCCATGATTTCAACAATTGATTTAGGGAAAAAGGAAGGACAACGAAACAGGGCTATTTTAGAAACACTTTATAGTTGTGGGCTTCGTGTTTCAGAGCTCATCAACTTGAAACTTTCAGAATTATACTTTGATGAAGGTTTTATCAAAGTAGAAGGTAAAGGAAATAAGCAACGACTTGTTCCCATATCTCCCCGAGCCATCAAGGAAATAAAAAACTATTTTATCGATCGTAACACCATCGAAATTAAAAAGGATTTTGAAGATTATCTTTTCATAAGTAGAAGAGGTACAAGTCTTTCCCGCATTATGGTTTTTCACATAATCAAAGAGCAAGCAGAGATTACAGGGATCAAGAAGAACGTTAGTCCACACACCTTCCGTCATTCTTTTGCTACCCATCTATTAGAAGGTGGTGCAAATCTTCGTGCTATCCAATGCATGCTAGGACACGAATCAATTACAACCACAGAAATATATACCCATATAGACCGCGATATGCTTAGAAGTGAGATAATTGAACATCATCCGCGTAACATCAGATATCGTGAAAAACAGAAGATTATAGTTAAAGAAGCAGAAAACAAAGATTGTTTACCAGATGAAACATAACAAAAGCGCCATATTATCATACACAGCAGCAAGAAAATACGTATAAGATTTGCCAATATATTTAAGTTTTAATATCTTTGTCCGAGTTTCTGTTCATAAGTGAATGTTCAGAGTTACAAATGATTTCAATTACAAACATTTAATTTATATCAAAAAAAACATGGTTAAGAAGTTGTATTTGCCATTACTTATGGCTTTAGTTGTTGCACTTTCTTCTTGTGGAAAGATGGGTGCATTATCATCTGAATACTTCACAACTAATCCTCAAGTTTTAGAGGCTGTTGGAGGTAAAGTTCCAGTAACAATTAACGGCAAGTTCCCTGAAAAGTATTTCAAGAAAAATGCTGTTGTAGAAGTTACTCCAGTTTTAAGATGGAATGGTGGTGAGGCTAAGAGTCAACCAGCTGTTTTCCAAGGTGAAAAAATTGAAGGTAATGATCAGACTATCTCTTACAAGATGGGTGGTAATTACACAATGAAAGGTAATTTTGATTATGTTCCTGAAATGGCTAAGTCAGAATTATATTTAGCATTCAATGTAAAACAAGGAAAAAAGACTATTAGCATTCCTGACGTAAAGGTTGCTGATGGTGTTATCTCAACTTCTGAATTAATCAACAACACTTTATCAAGTGCAAACACTGCTGGTTCTGAAGATGCATTCCAACGCATTATCAAACAAGCTCAGGAAGCTAAGATCATGTTCCTTATCCAACAAGCCAACCTTCGCACTAGCGAATTGAAATCTGCAAGCATTGCTGATTTCCAAAAAGCTGTTAAAGATGCTAACGCTGACACTAAAGGAAAGAAAATCAACAACATTGAAATTTCTGCTTACGCATCTCCTGATGGTGGCATGTCTTTAAATACTGGTCTTGCAGAAAAACGTGAAGCTAACACAGCTAAATACTTGAACAAAGAACTTAAGAAAGGTAAAGTTAACGCAACTGTAGATTCTAAATATACAGCTGAAGACTGGGAAGGTTTCCAGGAATTAGTTTCTAAATCTAACATCCAGGATAAAGACCTTATCCTTCGCGTTCTTTCTATGTATCAGGATCCAGAACAAAGAGAAACTGAAATCAAGAATCTTTCTACAGTATTCAAAAATCTTGCTGACGAAATCCTTCCTCAGTTAAGACGTTCACGTTTAACTTTAAACTATGATCTTATTGGTAAATCTGACGAAGAAATCACAGCTTTTGCTAACGAAGATGCAAGCAAACTTAACATCGAAGAATTACTTTACGCTGCAACATTAACTAAAGACAATTCTAAGAAAGAAGCTATCTACAAAAAAGCTACAGAATTATATTCTAACGATTACCGTGCATATAACAACTTAGCAGCTCTTGCTTACCAAAATGGTGACACTTCTAAAGCTCAATCTTATTTAGCTAAAGCTGCTAATTTGAAATCAGCTCCTGAAGTTAACATGAACTTAGGTTTGGTAGCATTGAAGAATGGCAATAAATCAGCTGCTGAATCTTTCTTCGGCAAAGCTGCTGGTGCTAAATCATTGAACGAATCACTTGGTAACTTATATGTTTCAAGAGGTGAATATGACAGAGCTGTAAGTTCATTCGGCGATTCAAAAACAAACAGTGCTGCTCTTGCTCAGATCCTTGCTAAGGATTACAACAAAGCAAAGAACACTCTTTCTAACGTTGAAACTCCAGATGCTTACACTGACTACCTGATGGCTATCTTAGGTGCAAGAACAAACAATGCTTCTATGGTAACTAGCAGCTTGTCAAGCGCAGTTAAGAAAGATGCTTCTTTAGCTAAGAAAGCTGCAACTGACTTAGAATTTGCAAAATTCGCAACTAATTCTGATTTCCTTAGCATTATTAAATAATAAGGAACAGAATTATTATAACTAATAATATTATCGGGGGCATCTGTTTATTCAGATGTCCCCGATCTTTTTTTATACTTGTAAAAAACATGTTATCCATATAGCGGCATAAAACTAATTTGTTACATTTGCAGAAAAAATATTTAGCATGAAAAAAATTAGTATTATCATTACATTGATGCTATGTTTATTTAGCTGTACAAGCAAAAACAAGAAAATTGTTATTGAAGGGGATATTGATGGCTTAAAAAATGAAATGATTTTAGTTTATGGGGCTGATAGAAATGGAGATGCTCTAGATACTATAAAAGCCAAAGATGGAAAGTTCAAATATCAAGCACCTGTTGATACATTAACTCAGGTAGTACTACTTTTCAGCAATATGGAAGAATGTGTTGTTTTTGCTAATAAAGGCGACAAAATAAAAATAAGTGGAGATGCTTCTTCATTAGATTTGCTCGAAGTCAGTGGTAATGATCTGAATGATGAAATGAATGATTTCAAAGAAAG is part of the uncultured Bacteroides sp. genome and encodes:
- the pyk gene encoding pyruvate kinase; this translates as MKKHTKIVASISDRRCDIDFLTKLYEAGMNVVRMNTAHAGTEGLQEIINNVRTVSNKIAILIDTKGPEVRTTACSAPIDFKIGEKVRIIGDPAAETTHDCIAVSYPNFVRDLSEGGQILIDDGDLDLHVTKKCDGYLEAEIMNETTLGSRKSVNVPGVRINLPSLTEKDRNNILFAIEKDIDFIAHSFVRNKQDVLDIQKILDEHNSDIKIIAKIENQEGVDNIDEILEVAYGVMIARGDLGIEVPQEKIPGIQRDLIRKCVLAKKPVIVATQMLHTMINNPRPTRAEVTDIANAIYYRTDALMLSGETAYGKYPVEAVKTMAKIAEEAEKDKLAENDIRIPFSDHPDVTEFLAKQAVKATAKMNIRAIITDSYTGRTARNLAAFRGKYPVIAICYNEKAMRRLALSYGVLPIFQEEKANAQAYFFEALKLLMNEKRVYVDDMVAYLSGSHGEGGGTTFLEINKVEVILKKADKYLLPSFLE
- the aroQ gene encoding type II 3-dehydroquinate dehydratase; its protein translation is MRIQIINGPNINLLGKREPSIYGAVSFEEYLKDLCEKYPDIEIQYFQSNVEGEMINKIHEVGFDFDGIILNAGAYTHTSIALQDAIRAIKSPVIEVHISNVHARESFRHVSMISAACLGVICGFGLDSYRLALEALLAKTK
- the xerD gene encoding site-specific tyrosine recombinase XerD, whose translation is MKINNKRDNNDKNRLLIKKYEQYLLLEKAYSRNTLDAYLSDLDKLLSFLMLEEIEIVDVTLDNLQNFAAGLHDIGIHPRSQARIISGIKSFYRFLILDDYIESDPTELLECPKIGFKLPDILSVQEIDSMISTIDLGKKEGQRNRAILETLYSCGLRVSELINLKLSELYFDEGFIKVEGKGNKQRLVPISPRAIKEIKNYFIDRNTIEIKKDFEDYLFISRRGTSLSRIMVFHIIKEQAEITGIKKNVSPHTFRHSFATHLLEGGANLRAIQCMLGHESITTTEIYTHIDRDMLRSEIIEHHPRNIRYREKQKIIVKEAENKDCLPDET